A window of the Streptomyces griseochromogenes genome harbors these coding sequences:
- a CDS encoding beta-ketoacyl-[acyl-carrier-protein] synthase family protein — MSYRHTRCDVAVTGVGLVTPGGVGVWPSWELILRGESTAASADPELAGLPVDFSCRVPGFDADQLLGRRIAWRQDRFVHLGLVAAREALADAGLDPKSWDGSRVGIVVGNALGGTKLFEEARSTLDSEGAGKVSPVLIPQMGQSSLGGFLSIDCGATGPNITTVTACASGATAIGTARDLLRSGVCDVVVTGGTESAISPTIIAGFHQLGALSKRGDDPAAASRPFDDGRDGFVAAEGAGMLVLERAADARARGAQPLALLSGYGASADAYHPTAPRADGAGVEQAVRMALADAGIPPQQVDHINAHGTSTPLNDAAEAQVIRRIFGDRPVVTSVKGALGHTLGAAGAIEAVCTVLSVRHNVVPPTANLDSPDPQVQLDIVTKAPRTMPVRTAISNSFGFGGLNAVLVFNAV, encoded by the coding sequence ATGTCGTACCGACACACGCGGTGCGACGTCGCGGTGACCGGCGTCGGCCTGGTCACGCCGGGGGGCGTAGGAGTGTGGCCCAGCTGGGAACTGATCCTGCGGGGCGAATCCACCGCCGCTTCGGCTGATCCCGAACTGGCGGGCCTTCCCGTCGACTTCAGCTGCCGTGTGCCGGGATTCGACGCCGACCAGCTGCTGGGCCGACGGATCGCGTGGCGGCAGGACCGCTTCGTGCACCTGGGGCTGGTGGCCGCCCGCGAGGCGCTCGCCGACGCCGGCCTCGATCCGAAGAGCTGGGACGGCAGTCGGGTGGGCATCGTCGTCGGCAACGCGCTCGGCGGGACCAAGCTGTTCGAGGAGGCGCGCAGCACGCTGGACTCCGAAGGGGCGGGGAAGGTGTCCCCCGTGCTGATCCCGCAGATGGGGCAGAGTTCGCTGGGCGGCTTCCTCTCCATCGACTGCGGGGCCACCGGACCGAACATCACCACGGTGACCGCGTGCGCCTCCGGCGCGACCGCCATCGGAACGGCTCGCGACCTGCTGCGATCCGGCGTGTGTGACGTGGTTGTGACCGGCGGCACCGAGTCGGCGATCAGTCCGACGATCATCGCCGGCTTCCATCAGCTGGGTGCGCTGTCGAAGCGGGGCGACGACCCGGCCGCCGCGTCCCGGCCGTTCGACGACGGCCGCGACGGCTTCGTGGCCGCCGAGGGGGCGGGGATGCTGGTGCTGGAACGGGCCGCCGACGCCCGCGCCCGCGGAGCCCAGCCACTGGCCCTGCTCAGCGGTTACGGGGCATCCGCGGACGCCTACCACCCCACGGCGCCCCGGGCCGACGGGGCCGGAGTGGAACAAGCGGTGCGGATGGCGCTGGCCGACGCCGGAATCCCGCCGCAGCAGGTGGATCACATCAACGCGCACGGCACGTCGACACCGCTCAACGACGCCGCCGAAGCCCAGGTGATCCGGCGGATCTTCGGCGACCGGCCCGTGGTGACCTCGGTCAAGGGCGCCCTCGGTCACACCCTCGGCGCGGCGGGTGCCATCGAGGCGGTCTGCACGGTCCTGTCGGTCCGGCACAACGTCGTACCGCCGACGGCGAACCTCGACAGCCCCGACCCACAGGTCCAGTTGGACATCGTCACGAAGGCGCCCCGCACCATGCCCGTACGCACCGCGATCAGCAACTCCTTCGGTTTCGGCGGGCTCAACGCGGTGCTCGTCTTCAACGCCGTGTGA
- the fabI gene encoding enoyl-ACP reductase FabI has product MLQNKRLLVTGVLTESSIAYRIARIAQEQGAEVVLTGFGRGLGITRAVAERLPAPCDVLEMDVTKPEHLERVAEDLRRRWGRLDGVVHAAAFAPASALGGGFLTAAWEDVATAFHVSTYSFAAFGRVFGPLLAASEHGSLVGLDFDADRAWPGYDWMGVAKAALESCCRYLARELGPQGVRVNLVAAGPLRTMAAKSIEGFAASEQLWPRLAPLGWDVGDAEPVGRVVCALLSGWLPAVTGEVLHVDGGAHAIGAPSSQDGPGNAPAAVKEPA; this is encoded by the coding sequence TTGTTGCAGAACAAGAGACTGCTCGTCACCGGGGTGCTCACGGAAAGTTCGATCGCATACCGCATCGCCCGGATCGCCCAGGAGCAGGGAGCCGAGGTCGTGCTCACCGGGTTCGGCCGCGGGCTGGGGATCACGCGCGCGGTGGCGGAGCGGCTGCCGGCCCCTTGTGACGTCCTTGAGATGGATGTGACGAAGCCGGAGCACCTCGAACGGGTCGCCGAGGACCTCCGGCGGCGCTGGGGCCGGCTCGACGGGGTGGTCCACGCGGCCGCCTTCGCACCAGCCTCCGCGCTCGGCGGAGGGTTCCTCACCGCCGCGTGGGAGGACGTCGCCACCGCGTTCCATGTGTCCACCTACTCGTTCGCCGCCTTCGGCCGGGTCTTCGGTCCGCTGCTGGCCGCGTCCGAGCACGGGTCGTTGGTGGGACTGGACTTCGACGCCGACCGGGCCTGGCCGGGCTACGACTGGATGGGCGTCGCCAAGGCCGCTCTGGAGAGCTGCTGCCGCTACCTCGCCCGGGAGCTGGGCCCCCAGGGAGTACGGGTGAACCTGGTGGCCGCCGGGCCGCTGAGGACGATGGCCGCCAAGTCCATCGAGGGTTTCGCGGCTTCGGAGCAGCTGTGGCCCCGGCTGGCGCCTCTCGGCTGGGATGTCGGCGACGCCGAACCCGTCGGCCGGGTGGTGTGCGCGCTGCTGTCGGGCTGGCTGCCCGCGGTGACGGGGGAAGTGCTGCACGTCGACGGTGGGGCGCACGCGATCGGTGCGCCGTCCTCCCAGGACGGGCCCGGCAATGCCCCGGCAGCGGTGAAGGAGCCTGCGTGA
- a CDS encoding MaoC family dehydratase, whose amino-acid sequence MRVFNTPADLALAVGDRLGESPWCRIDQRRIDQFAEATGDHQWIHVDAERARTGPFGGAIAHGFLTVSLLPSLLNQIVRIDGVELMLNSGVDKLRFHSPVPAGARVRAVAHLTSVKPRAGGFTEVVLSAFLEVENRRRAALTANVRALMRAAQPAPAA is encoded by the coding sequence ATGCGCGTGTTCAACACCCCCGCCGACCTGGCGCTGGCCGTCGGTGACCGGCTGGGCGAGAGCCCATGGTGTCGCATCGACCAGCGGCGGATCGACCAGTTCGCCGAGGCCACCGGCGACCATCAGTGGATTCACGTCGATGCCGAGCGAGCCCGCACCGGTCCGTTCGGCGGGGCCATAGCCCACGGCTTTCTGACCGTGTCCCTGCTGCCCTCGCTGCTGAACCAGATCGTCCGGATCGACGGCGTGGAACTGATGCTCAACTCCGGAGTCGACAAGCTGCGGTTCCACAGCCCCGTACCGGCCGGGGCACGCGTGCGTGCCGTCGCCCATCTGACCTCGGTGAAGCCACGAGCCGGCGGCTTCACCGAGGTGGTGCTCTCGGCCTTTTTGGAGGTCGAGAACCGGCGCCGGGCTGCCCTCACCGCAAACGTGCGTGCGTTGATGCGCGCCGCGCAGCCCGCGCCGGCCGCATGA